One Pseudorasbora parva isolate DD20220531a chromosome 8, ASM2467924v1, whole genome shotgun sequence DNA window includes the following coding sequences:
- the hmgn1a gene encoding non-histone chromosomal protein HMG-14A-like, whose protein sequence is MPKRSKANNDTEAAGPKRRSERLQGKPDTPKSEPKPKKAPARGKKAKEVEKAKPEDKKEDAKAESESEEKAPAENGETKADEEDNGEEEEGEEEKEGAAK, encoded by the exons ATGCCGAAAAGGAGCAAA GCTAACAATGACACTGAAGCAGCTGGG CCCAAAAGACGGTCTGAGAGACTTCAAGGT AAACCCGATACGCCAAAGTCTGAGCCCAAGCCAAAG AAGGCACCTGCGAGGGGCAAGAAGGCCAAGGAGGTAGAAAAGGCCAAGCCAGAGGACAAGAAAGAGGATGCAAAGGCCGAGTCCGAGTCTGAGGAGAAAGCTCCAGCGGAGAATGGAGAGACCAAAGCTGATGAA GAGGACAATGGAGAGGAAGAAGAAGGCGAGGAGGAGAAAGAGGGAGCTGCTAAATAA